The DNA sequence CCATGATCGTGTTGACGGCTGCAGACTCGCTGGCGCCGCGGATGAGCAGCAGTGCGCACATCACGATCAGCACGATGGCCGGCAGGTTGAACCAGCCCGGATCCGAATCCCACGGCGCCGCGGTCAGCGCGTGCGGGATCTGTATGCCGAACAGGTTGTCCAGCAACTTGTTCAGGTAGCCGCTCCACCCGACGGCGACCGCGGCGATCGACACCCCGTATTCCAGCAGGAGGCACGCGGCCACACCCATGGCGACGAACTCGCCAAGCGTGGTGTAGGCGTAGGAGTAGGTCGAGCCGGAAACAGGCACGGCCGAGGCGAGTTCGGCATAACAGATCGCGGCCAGCCCGGCGGCGATACCGGCGACGACGAACGAGATGACCACGGCAGGGCCGGCACTTGGCACCGCGACGGACAGGACGAAGAAGATACCGGTGCCCACGGTGGCCCCCACGCCGAACATGGTCAGCTGGAAGGTGCCGATGGTGCGTTTCAGATGATCAGAGGCGCCGTGGGCGATGGGGGCGCCGATGACGGGCCGTCGGCGCAGCATCTGTTCGGTGAGCGAGATCGACGGGGCCGTCATGGGCGCCTCCTGAGTTGGGCCGATTCAGCCGATTATCGGCCTGCCTCATCCAATGCGCTCGCGAACTGCTCAATCGCCCAATCGATCTCCTCGGCGGTGATCACCAGTGGCGGGGCGAACCGCAACGTCGAGCCGTGGGTGTCCTTGACCAAGACGCCCCGCTTGGCGAGGGCGAGGCTGAGCTGTTTTCCGGTACCCAGGCGGGTGTCGACATCCACCCCGGCCCACAGACCCATTCCGCGCACGGCAAGCACCCCGTGGCCGATCAGTGCGCGCAGCCGGGCATGCAGGTGCAGGCCCAGTTCGGCTGAGCGGGACTGGAATTCACCGCGCTGCAGAATCTCCACCACGGTGGTGCCGATGGCTGCCGCCAGTGGGTTGCCCCCGAAGGTGGAGCCGTGCTCGCCGGGGTTGAGGACACCCAGCACGCTGCGGTCGGCGACCACTGCCGACAGCGGGACCACCCCGCCGCCGAGCGCCTTGCCGAGCAGATAGATGTCGGGAACCACGCCCCAGTGATCGCAGGCGAAGGTCTGACCGGTGCGGGCCAGCCCGGACTGGATCTCGTCGGCGATCAGCAGCACGTTGTTCTCGGTGCACAGTGCGCGCAGCCGGGGCAGGTAGTCGTCGGGCGGCACGATGATGCCGGCCTCGCCCTGGATCGGCTCGACGAGGACGGCGACGGTGTGCTCGTCGATGGCCGCGGCGACGGCGTCGGAATCCCCGAACGGGACCGAGCGGAATCCGGGTGTGAAGGGCCCGAATCCACCGCGGGCGCTCTCGTCGCTGGAGAAGCTGACGATGCTGATCGTCCGGCCGTGAAAGTTCTTGTCGGCCACAATGATATTGGCCATGCCCGCCGGGACGCTCTTGACGTCGGCACCCCACTTGCGGGCTACTTTGATGCCGCTCTCGACCGCTTCGGCGCCGCTGTTCATCGGCAGCACCATGTCCTTGCCGCACAATTGGGCCAGCGCCGCGCAGAACGGGCCGAGCCGGTCGGAGTGGAACGCGCGGCTCACCAGGGTCACCGCGTCGAGCTGGCGGTGCGCGGTGGCGATGATCTCCTCGTTGTGATGGCCGAAGTTGACCGCCGAATAGGCGGCCAGGCAGTCCAGATACCGGCGGCCCTCGACGTCGGTGATCCAGGCGCCACGCGCACTGGCCGCCACCACTGGCAGCGGAGCGTAATTGTGCGCGGCGTAGGCGTCGTCGAGTGCGATCGCAGCGGCGGTCGACGACGGCGGTGCGACGGTCTCGGCCATGGTCACGAAAAGACCTCCAGGGTGCAGCATTTGACCGAGCCGCCGCCTTTGAGCAACTCGGACAGGTCGACGCCGATCGGGTGGAATCCGGCCTGGTAGAGCTGCTCGGCGAAACCGGTGGCCTGTGCCGGATGCACCACGTGTTTGCCGTCGGATACCGCATTGAGCCCAAGGACGTAGGCGTCGGTACTGGACACCTCGATGGCGGTGGGGAACAGCTGCACGAGCTGGGTGCGCGCGGCATCGGTGAATGCCGGCGGGTAGTAGGCGATGGTGGTGTCGTCGAGCACCGTCAGTGCGGTGTCGAGGTGGTAGAACCGCGGATCGACCAGTTCCAGGGTCACTACCGGCATACCGGTGAGGTCAGCCACCTCGCTGTGCGCCTGCGGGTCGGTGCGAAAGCCGGTGCCGGCCAGGATCATCGATCCGACAACAAGCAGATCGCCCTGGCCCTCGTTGACGTGGCGGGTGCTGACGGGGGAGTGTCCGCGCTGATCCATCCAGTCGGCGTAGGCGACGGACTCGCCGTCACGCTCGGCATGCCTGAATCGCGCGACGATGGCGGCGCCGTTGACGATCAGACCCGCGTTGGCGGTGTAGACCATGTCCGGCAGGCCGGGGACCGGGTCGACGAGATCTACCGTGTGCCCCAGCCCGCGGTAGGTGTCGCGCAGGGTTTCCCACTGGTCGACGGCGCGGTCGACGTCGACCGGGTTGGTGGTGTCCATCCAGGGGTTGATGGCGTACTCGACGGTGAAGTACGTCGGCCTGGTCATGACGTAGTGGCGGAGGCGTTGGGTGCGCGGCGCCATGGTGGTGGCGGCGACATCGGGGGATATCGTCATGAATCAACGATATGGGCGCCGCCTGACGCAATCAATCGATAGCTATTGCGTGTGTGGGGCGAAAATCTTGCGTCACAGCTAGGATGACGACGATCTATTGCGTCGACCGCCAGGAGTGGCCGAATGGACCGTCTCGACGACACCGACGAGCGCATTCTCGCCGAGCTCGCCGAGCACGCCCGGGCGACGTTCGCCGAGATCGGTGCCCGGGTGAATCTGTCGGCGCCGGCGGTCAAGCGGCGAGTGGATCGGATGCTCGACAACGGTGTGATCCGCGGCTTCACCACCGTCATCGACCGCAGTGCGCTGGGCTGGAACACCGAGGCCTACGTCCAGGTGTACTGCCACGGCACCATCGCGCCAGATCAGTTGCGGCAGGCCTGGATTGATATTCCGGAGGTGATCAGCGCCGCCACCGTCACCGGCACATCGGATGCCATCCTGCACGTGCTGGCCCGCGATATGCGGCACCTCGAGGCGGCACTGGAGCGCATTCGCTCGAGCGCCGACATCGAGCGCAGTGAGAGCATCGTGGTGCTGTCCAACCTGATCGACCGTTCGCCGTCGTGACCCCGTGAGCGAGGCAAGGCCAGGGCTGGCTGACACTTTCCGGCGCCGATCAGGTAAGAACAGCACGTGAGTTCCAGCGAGAATGGCATCGTCATCGTCGGCGGCGGGCTGGCTGCCGCCCGCACTGCCGAACAGTTGCGCAAGTCGGAGTACACCGGCCCGGTCACCATCGTCAGCGACGAGGTGCACCTGCCCTATGACCGGCCGCCGCTGTCCAAGGATGTGCTGCACGCCGACCTCGACGACGTCACGCTCAAGCCCGCCGAGTTCTACACGGACAACAACATCACCCTGCGGCTCGGCAGTGCCGCCCAGACGCTGGACATCACCGCC is a window from the Mycolicibacterium anyangense genome containing:
- a CDS encoding Lrp/AsnC family transcriptional regulator; protein product: MDRLDDTDERILAELAEHARATFAEIGARVNLSAPAVKRRVDRMLDNGVIRGFTTVIDRSALGWNTEAYVQVYCHGTIAPDQLRQAWIDIPEVISAATVTGTSDAILHVLARDMRHLEAALERIRSSADIERSESIVVLSNLIDRSPS
- the rocD gene encoding ornithine--oxo-acid transaminase, producing the protein MAETVAPPSSTAAAIALDDAYAAHNYAPLPVVAASARGAWITDVEGRRYLDCLAAYSAVNFGHHNEEIIATAHRQLDAVTLVSRAFHSDRLGPFCAALAQLCGKDMVLPMNSGAEAVESGIKVARKWGADVKSVPAGMANIIVADKNFHGRTISIVSFSSDESARGGFGPFTPGFRSVPFGDSDAVAAAIDEHTVAVLVEPIQGEAGIIVPPDDYLPRLRALCTENNVLLIADEIQSGLARTGQTFACDHWGVVPDIYLLGKALGGGVVPLSAVVADRSVLGVLNPGEHGSTFGGNPLAAAIGTTVVEILQRGEFQSRSAELGLHLHARLRALIGHGVLAVRGMGLWAGVDVDTRLGTGKQLSLALAKRGVLVKDTHGSTLRFAPPLVITAEEIDWAIEQFASALDEAGR
- the ddaH gene encoding dimethylargininase, yielding MTISPDVAATTMAPRTQRLRHYVMTRPTYFTVEYAINPWMDTTNPVDVDRAVDQWETLRDTYRGLGHTVDLVDPVPGLPDMVYTANAGLIVNGAAIVARFRHAERDGESVAYADWMDQRGHSPVSTRHVNEGQGDLLVVGSMILAGTGFRTDPQAHSEVADLTGMPVVTLELVDPRFYHLDTALTVLDDTTIAYYPPAFTDAARTQLVQLFPTAIEVSSTDAYVLGLNAVSDGKHVVHPAQATGFAEQLYQAGFHPIGVDLSELLKGGGSVKCCTLEVFS